A stretch of the Sulfuritortus calidifontis genome encodes the following:
- a CDS encoding cation:proton antiporter: MPQDLSFLPTWPLQINAMLVFGVLILVGLAGGYLAGKTRFLPRITGFIAIGFLMGPSGLGLFGDEVLDFAKYFVQIALGLILFQMGRLLDIRQALHERPLIAASLLESALSFGLIFAALSLIGLDALHAALAGAIGISSSPAVVMLVVRELGAKGPMTDRALMLVAINNILAFLVFTSLLPLLHYSQAADWDTILLQPAYRLLSSLALAYMLARLLLFLAARFGRDEGVQFALIIGTIVGAVGLAVMLKASFLLTLLSLGVLSHNLDREQVLEKMDFGHVTEIFFVILFVVSGARLHLDDLAVAGWAAVAFVLARFAGKSLGVMVLAPAVLSKEKAGLMGLMLLPMAGMAIGLTQSAANLYPEFAKTLSAIILGAITILETIGPIATEYALKKSGEVPADAKVEH; encoded by the coding sequence ATGCCACAAGACTTGAGCTTTCTCCCTACTTGGCCCCTGCAGATCAACGCCATGCTGGTGTTCGGCGTGCTGATCCTGGTCGGCCTGGCCGGGGGATATCTGGCTGGCAAGACGCGTTTTCTGCCGCGCATCACCGGCTTCATCGCCATCGGTTTTCTCATGGGGCCGAGCGGTTTGGGCCTGTTCGGCGACGAGGTGCTCGATTTCGCCAAGTATTTCGTGCAGATCGCGCTGGGCCTGATCCTGTTCCAGATGGGGCGGTTGCTCGACATCCGCCAGGCCCTGCATGAACGGCCGCTGATCGCCGCCTCGCTGCTGGAGTCGGCCCTGTCCTTCGGCCTGATCTTTGCCGCCTTGAGCCTCATCGGCCTCGATGCGCTGCATGCCGCGCTGGCCGGTGCCATCGGCATCTCTTCCTCGCCGGCCGTGGTCATGCTGGTGGTGCGCGAACTGGGGGCGAAAGGGCCGATGACCGACCGCGCCCTGATGTTGGTCGCCATCAACAACATCCTGGCCTTCCTGGTTTTCACCTCGCTGCTGCCGCTGCTGCATTACAGCCAGGCGGCCGACTGGGACACCATCTTGCTGCAACCGGCCTATCGGCTGCTATCCTCACTTGCCTTGGCCTATATGCTGGCGCGTCTGCTGCTGTTTCTGGCGGCCCGATTCGGTCGCGACGAGGGCGTGCAGTTCGCCCTGATCATCGGCACCATCGTCGGCGCGGTCGGTCTGGCGGTCATGCTCAAGGCTTCCTTCCTGCTCACCTTGCTCTCGCTCGGCGTGCTCAGCCACAACCTTGACCGCGAGCAGGTGCTGGAGAAAATGGATTTCGGCCATGTCACCGAGATCTTCTTCGTCATCCTGTTCGTCGTTTCGGGCGCTCGTCTGCACCTCGACGATCTCGCGGTGGCCGGCTGGGCGGCCGTGGCCTTCGTGCTTGCCCGCTTCGCCGGCAAATCGCTCGGTGTCATGGTGCTGGCGCCCGCAGTCCTGTCCAAGGAGAAGGCCGGGCTCATGGGCCTGATGCTGCTGCCCATGGCGGGCATGGCCATCGGCCTCACCCAGTCGGCGGCCAATCTCTATCCAGAATTCGCCAAGACCCTGTCCGCCATCATCCTTGGCGCAATCACCATCCTGGAAACCATCGGTCCCATTGCCACCGAATACGCCTTGAAGAAGAGCGGCGAGGTGCCGGCCGACGCCAAGGTGGAGCACTGA
- a CDS encoding cation-translocating P-type ATPase — protein MSSRPTEAAPTAPREWHAETAAAAIERLATVETTGLSRHEAARRLAQYGPNRLPPPRRRGPLLRMLLQFHNPLIYVLLAAALVTFWLEDYVDTGVILGVVVINAVIGFIQESKAERALEAVQAMLASRAMVLREGERHEIDAAELVPGDIVLLESGARVPADLRLTRVKNLRVSEAALTGESVPVEKAIEPVGAAAAIGDRACMAYSGTVVAFGQARGVVVTTGPATEIGRIGALVSEVATLATPLTRRLDQFARQITLFILGLSLITFLYGHYLGGMAALDIFLAVVGLAVAAIPEGLPAVVTITLAIGTAVMARQRAIVRRLPAVETLGSVGVICSDKTGTLTKNEMTAVRLMLPGRSLEASGAGYAPEGGFREGGRAIDPREDAGLRALARCALLCNDARLHKEESGWTLAGDPTEGALLAMALKAGLDPELEAAASPRIDEIPFESEHRFMATLHHDHEGHVFVLLKGAPERVLALCPHDASGHPLDLDDWHARMEAAAAKGQRVLALAQCEMPPGTTSLAMADITPRFSLLGLVGMIDPPRPEAIEAVAACHRAGIRVVMITGDHAVTAAAIGRELGLRAERALTGETIEALDDAALRREIEQTDVIARASPEHKLRLVAALQAEGRLVAMTGDGVNDAPALKAADIGVAMGLRGTDAAKEAADLVLADDNFASIARAVREGRTVFDNIKKSLLFILPTNGGEAGVILLAVFAGLALPVTAGQILWINMVTAVTLALALAFEPAEPGVMRRPPRPPGEPLITRLLLGRIVYVSLLMIAVAFAVYEWELARGSSIETARTAVVNMLVLGELVYLYNARHFTAHAFARDTLYGNPVAFWTCVILIGLQLLFTYAPTMQQLFQTTALDWTSWGLILALAAAKFLAVEAEKWLLRRLNVSSM, from the coding sequence ATGTCTTCCCGCCCGACCGAAGCCGCGCCGACAGCACCGCGCGAGTGGCATGCCGAAACTGCCGCCGCGGCGATCGAACGCTTGGCCACGGTGGAAACCACCGGCCTGAGCCGGCACGAGGCCGCCCGGCGCCTGGCCCAGTACGGCCCCAACCGACTGCCGCCACCGCGCCGCCGCGGCCCGCTGCTGCGTATGCTGCTGCAGTTCCACAACCCGCTGATCTACGTCCTGCTCGCCGCCGCGCTGGTCACCTTCTGGCTGGAAGATTATGTCGACACCGGCGTGATCCTGGGCGTGGTGGTGATCAACGCCGTCATCGGCTTCATCCAGGAAAGCAAGGCCGAGCGGGCGCTGGAGGCGGTGCAGGCCATGCTGGCCAGCCGCGCCATGGTTCTGCGCGAAGGCGAGCGGCACGAGATCGACGCGGCCGAGCTGGTGCCGGGCGACATCGTGCTACTGGAATCCGGCGCCCGGGTGCCGGCCGACCTGCGCCTCACACGGGTGAAGAATCTTCGGGTGAGCGAGGCAGCGCTCACCGGCGAATCGGTGCCGGTGGAAAAGGCCATCGAGCCGGTCGGCGCTGCGGCGGCCATCGGCGACCGGGCTTGCATGGCCTATTCCGGCACCGTGGTCGCCTTCGGCCAGGCCCGCGGCGTGGTGGTGACGACCGGCCCGGCCACCGAGATCGGCCGCATCGGCGCCCTGGTCTCCGAGGTGGCGACCCTGGCCACGCCGCTCACCCGCCGGCTCGACCAGTTCGCCCGCCAGATCACCCTGTTCATTCTGGGCCTGAGCCTGATCACCTTCCTCTACGGCCATTATCTGGGCGGCATGGCCGCGCTCGACATCTTTCTCGCCGTGGTCGGCCTGGCGGTGGCCGCCATCCCCGAGGGCCTGCCCGCCGTCGTCACCATCACCCTGGCCATCGGCACCGCCGTCATGGCCCGGCAGCGCGCCATCGTGCGCCGGCTGCCGGCGGTGGAGACGCTCGGTTCGGTCGGCGTGATCTGCTCGGACAAGACCGGCACCCTGACCAAGAACGAAATGACCGCCGTGCGCCTGATGCTGCCCGGTCGCAGCCTGGAGGCGAGCGGCGCCGGCTATGCGCCGGAGGGTGGCTTCCGCGAAGGCGGCCGGGCCATCGACCCGCGCGAGGATGCCGGCCTGCGCGCCTTGGCCCGCTGCGCCCTGCTCTGCAACGATGCCCGGCTGCACAAGGAGGAATCGGGCTGGACCCTGGCCGGTGACCCGACCGAAGGCGCCCTGCTCGCCATGGCCCTGAAGGCCGGGCTCGACCCTGAGCTGGAGGCGGCCGCCAGCCCGCGCATCGACGAAATCCCCTTCGAATCCGAGCATCGCTTCATGGCCACCCTGCACCACGACCACGAAGGCCATGTCTTCGTCCTGCTCAAGGGTGCGCCCGAACGGGTGCTGGCCCTGTGTCCGCACGACGCCAGCGGCCATCCGCTCGACCTGGACGACTGGCACGCGCGGATGGAGGCCGCGGCAGCAAAGGGGCAGCGCGTGCTGGCCTTGGCCCAGTGCGAGATGCCACCCGGCACCACCTCGCTCGCGATGGCGGACATCACGCCCCGATTCAGCCTGCTCGGCCTGGTCGGCATGATCGACCCGCCGCGGCCGGAGGCGATCGAGGCGGTGGCCGCCTGCCACCGCGCCGGCATCCGGGTGGTGATGATCACCGGCGACCACGCCGTCACCGCCGCCGCCATCGGCCGCGAGCTCGGACTCAGGGCCGAGCGGGCGCTGACCGGCGAGACCATCGAGGCCCTGGACGATGCGGCCCTGCGCCGCGAGATCGAACAGACCGACGTCATCGCCCGCGCCAGCCCGGAGCACAAGCTGCGCCTGGTCGCCGCGCTGCAGGCCGAGGGCCGGCTGGTGGCGATGACCGGCGACGGCGTCAACGACGCCCCGGCGCTGAAGGCGGCCGACATCGGCGTGGCCATGGGCCTGCGCGGCACCGACGCGGCCAAGGAGGCGGCGGACCTGGTGCTGGCCGACGACAACTTCGCCAGCATCGCCCGCGCCGTGCGCGAAGGGCGCACGGTGTTCGACAACATCAAGAAGTCGCTCTTGTTCATCCTGCCGACCAACGGTGGCGAGGCGGGGGTGATCCTGCTCGCCGTGTTCGCCGGCCTGGCGCTGCCGGTCACCGCCGGCCAGATCCTGTGGATCAACATGGTCACCGCCGTCACCCTGGCCCTGGCCCTGGCCTTCGAGCCGGCCGAACCCGGCGTCATGCGCCGGCCGCCGCGGCCGCCGGGCGAACCGCTGATCACCCGGCTGCTGCTCGGGCGCATCGTCTACGTCAGCCTGCTGATGATCGCCGTCGCCTTCGCCGTCTACGAATGGGAGCTGGCGCGCGGCAGCAGCATCGAGACCGCGCGCACCGCCGTGGTCAACATGCTGGTGCTGGGCGAACTGGTCTATCTCTACAACGCGCGCCACTTCACCGCCCACGCCTTCGCCCGCGACACCCTGTATGGCAACCCGGTGGCCTTCTGGACCTGCGTCATCCTGATCGGCCTGCAACTGCTGTTCACCTACGCGCCGACTATGCAGCAGCTGTTCCAGACCACGGCCCTGGACTGGACCTCGTGGGGGCTGATCCTGGCTCTGGCCGCCGCCAAGTTCCTCGCGGTCGAGGCCGAGAAGTGGCTGTTGCGGCGGCTGAACGTGAGCAGCATGTGA
- a CDS encoding DUF2062 domain-containing protein, giving the protein MAWRRFIPSREQIEGNRWLRWLAPHLAHPRLWHFSRRGVAIGVGLGVFFGLLVPIAQIPFAAGTAVLLRANVPAAVGSTLVTNPLTFAPIYLFAHRLGATLLGAHETAVPDLGWPAANDRQSWWQALWQRLVVLGQPLLLGLAILAVAAGLATYGLIMLFWRLKTTWHWKRRRRKTGRPN; this is encoded by the coding sequence ATGGCATGGCGCCGTTTCATTCCCAGCCGCGAGCAGATCGAGGGCAACCGCTGGCTGCGCTGGCTCGCCCCGCACCTCGCGCATCCGCGGCTGTGGCACTTCAGCCGCCGCGGCGTGGCCATCGGCGTCGGCCTCGGCGTGTTCTTCGGCCTGCTCGTCCCCATCGCCCAGATTCCTTTCGCCGCCGGCACGGCGGTGCTGCTGCGCGCCAACGTGCCGGCCGCCGTCGGCAGCACCCTGGTGACCAACCCGCTCACCTTCGCCCCGATCTACCTCTTCGCCCATCGCCTGGGCGCGACCCTGCTCGGCGCACACGAAACCGCAGTCCCAGACCTCGGCTGGCCGGCAGCCAACGACCGGCAATCCTGGTGGCAAGCCCTTTGGCAGCGCCTGGTCGTTCTCGGCCAGCCCCTGCTGCTGGGCCTGGCCATCCTGGCAGTGGCCGCGGGGCTCGCGACCTACGGCCTGATCATGCTGTTCTGGCGGCTGAAGACGACCTGGCACTGGAAGCGACGCCGGCGCAAAACCGGGCGCCCGAACTGA
- a CDS encoding MarR family winged helix-turn-helix transcriptional regulator: MSAQEVLAREALKQFRLIFGSARSHFRAVEKACGVSGAQVWVMAVLAERPGLKVSELAEALSIHQSTASNLINKLEKTGLLRRERGKADQRVVRLYLSQAGEAALARAPRPFTGILPYALEQLPVATLRRLIGDLRKVLSHVGEVDETAASKPLSEL, translated from the coding sequence ATGTCGGCGCAGGAAGTTCTGGCCCGCGAGGCCCTCAAGCAATTCCGCCTGATCTTCGGCTCGGCGCGCAGTCATTTCCGCGCCGTGGAAAAGGCCTGCGGCGTCAGCGGCGCCCAGGTCTGGGTGATGGCGGTGCTGGCCGAGCGGCCCGGGCTCAAGGTGAGCGAACTGGCCGAGGCGTTGTCGATCCATCAATCGACGGCAAGCAATTTGATCAACAAGCTGGAGAAGACAGGGTTGCTGCGGCGCGAGCGGGGCAAGGCCGACCAGCGCGTGGTCCGGCTGTATCTGAGCCAGGCCGGTGAGGCCGCCCTGGCGCGGGCGCCGCGGCCGTTCACCGGCATTCTGCCGTATGCCCTGGAACAATTGCCGGTGGCCACCCTACGCCGGCTGATCGGCGATCTGCGCAAGGTGCTCAGCCATGTCGGTGAGGTGGATGAAACTGCCGCCAGCAAACCATTGTCGGAGTTGTGA